The following coding sequences lie in one Streptomyces venezuelae genomic window:
- a CDS encoding two-component system response regulator → MLNNSVILVVDDHKDTLFALESALAPLGYPLVSASNGDDALRVILRGNVGLILLDVRMPGVSGLDVVRYVRRLEQTRAIPIVLLTGFDVSREISAAAFRLGVADVALKPIDPLTLRTKARYLFETYGQLRSMQREIEDLRAQLKSGIITSTPLNDTARDEA, encoded by the coding sequence ATGCTGAACAACTCAGTGATCCTGGTCGTAGACGACCACAAGGACACCCTGTTCGCGCTGGAGAGTGCGCTGGCCCCGCTCGGCTACCCCTTGGTGAGCGCCTCCAACGGCGACGACGCCCTGCGCGTGATCCTCCGCGGGAACGTGGGCCTGATCCTCCTGGACGTCCGCATGCCGGGCGTGAGCGGCCTGGACGTGGTCCGCTACGTCCGCCGCCTGGAACAGACCCGCGCCATACCGATCGTCCTCCTGACGGGCTTCGACGTCAGCAGGGAGATCTCGGCGGCGGCGTTCCGCCTGGGCGTGGCGGACGTGGCCCTGAAACCGATCGACCCCCTCACCCTCCGCACGAAAGCGCGCTACCTCTTCGAGACGTACGGTCAGCTCAGGTCGATGCAGAGGGAGATAGAGGACTTAAGGGCCCAACTGAAGTCGGGCATCATCACGTCCACACCCCTGAACGACACCGCTAGAGACGAGGCGTGA